The Impatiens glandulifera chromosome 3, dImpGla2.1, whole genome shotgun sequence genome contains a region encoding:
- the LOC124933086 gene encoding transport inhibitor response 1-like protein — protein sequence MREDLSKMSENDETPSPSDLFTVSVCGGEYPQPIPDQVLENVLENVLFFLTSRRDRNAASLVCKSWYRAEALTRSELFIGNCYSVSPSRVTDRFRNVRSVTLKGKPRFADFNLIPNDWGAYFKPWVNAMGSSYLALEKICLKRMYIRNKDLKMIASSFISFKELVLICCEGFGTYGLSLIAAKCSKLRVLDLIEAEVEDDEVDWISCFPQGETCLESLIFDCIECPINVEALERLVVRSPFLRKLRVNRYVSLGQLYRLITRAPKLTHIGTGSFSPLEIVQHELDHEPDYAAAFAACKSLVCLSGFREVVPDYLPAIYPVCANLTELNLSYANITAEQLKPAIRHCHKLEVFWVLDSVCDEGLQAVSATCKELRELRVFPIDAREDSEGPVSDVGLQAISEGCRKLQSILYFCQRMTNSAVIAMSNNCPDLVVFRLCIMGRHRPDHITGDPMDEGFGAIVKNCKKLTRLAISGLLTDRAFEYIGRYGKLVKTLSVAFAGDSDMGLKYVLEGCLKLQKLEIRDSPFGDAALLSGLHHYYNMRFLWMSSCRLTRQGCQEVARRLPNLFVEIMNENGVDQPEGENIDILYMYRSLEQPRSDVPKFVTIL from the exons ATGAGAGAAGATCTCTCTAAAATGTCCGAAAACGATGAGACGCCGTCTCCGTCCGATCTATTTACGGTGTCTGTCTGCGGCGGCGAGTATCCACAACCTATTCCAGATCAAGTACTCGAGAACGTTCTAGAAAACGTCCTCTTCTTCCTAACATCGCGACGGGACCGCAACGCTGCGTCCCTGGTCTGCAAATCATGGTATCGCGCTGAGGCTTTAACCAGATCCGAGCTATTCATCGGAAACTGCTACTCTGTTTCGCCAAGCCGCGTCACCGACAGGTTCCGCAATGTCCGGTCGGTGACTCTGAAGGGAAAACCCAGGTTCGCTGATTTCAATCTCATTCCTAACGATTGGGGTGCGTATTTCAAGCCTTGGGTGAACGCTATGGGAAGCTCTTACCTTGCGTTGGAAAAGATTTGTCTTAAACGAATGTACATTAGAAATAAAGATCTTAAAATGATTGCTTCTTCATTCATCTCTTTCAAGGAGCTTGTTCTTATCTGCTGCGAAGGATTTGGGACTTATGGGCTTTCTCTCATCGCAGCCAAGTGCAG TAAACTACGAGTGCTTGATCTGATTGAAGCTGAGGTGGAAGATGATGAAGTGGATTGGATTTCATGTTTCCCACAAGGTGAAACTTGTTTGGAATCTCTTATCTTTGATTGTATTGAATGTCCCATTAATGTGGAAGCATTGGAGAGGCTGGTGGTTAGGTCTCCTTTTCTTAGAAAACTTAGAGTGAATCGATATGTATCTTTGGGTCAGCTTTATCGCCTCATTACTCGAGCCCCCAAGCTCACTCATATTGGGACAGGGTCTTTTAGTCCTTTGGAGATTGTTCAACATGAACTTGACCATGAACCGGACTATGCAGCCGCATTTGCTGCTTGTAAGTCATTAGTTTGTCTCTCGGGATTTAGGGAAGTGGTGCCCGATTATCTCCCGGCGATCTATCCGGTGTGTGCTAATCTCACCGAGTTGAATCTAAGCTATGCCAATATTACTGCTGAGCAACTTAAGCCCGCTATTCGCCATTGCCATAAACTTGAGGTTTTTTGG GTCCTTGATTCTGTATGTGATGAGGGCCTTCAGGCTGTGTCTGCAACATGTAAAGAACTTCGTGAGCTTCGAGTATTTCCAATCGATGCCCGAGAAGATAGTGAAGGACCTGTTTCTGACGTGGGTCTTCAAGCAATTTCCGAGGGTTGTAGGAAACTACAGTCAATTCTCTATTTCTGCCAGAGAATGACAAATTCAGCTGTGATAGCAATGTCCAACAACTGCCCAGATCTTGTAGTGTTTCGCCTCTGTATAATGGGGCGGCATAGGCCAGACCACATTACGGGTGATCCAATGGACGAGGGTTTCGGTGCCATTGTGAAGAACTGTAAGAAACTTACTCGGCTGGCCATCTCTGGCTTACTTACCGATAGGGCATTTGAATATATTGGCCGATACGGAAAATTGGTGAAGACTTTATCTGTTGCTTTTGCGGGTGATAGTGATATGGGATTGAAGTATGTTCTTGAAGGCTGCCTGAAATTGCAGAAGCTTGAGATTAGAGATAGCCCATTCGGGGATGCTGCTTTGCTATCTGGTTTGCACCATTATTATAATATGAGATTTCTTTGGATGTCGTCTTGTAGATTAACTCGTCAAGGCTGCCAAGAGGTGGCTCGAAGGCTTCCAAATTTATTTGTGGAGATCATGAATGAGAATGGAGTGGATCAGCCAGAGGGCGAAAACATAGACATATTGTACATGTATCGTTCTCTGGAGCAACCTAGGTCCGATGTTCCTAAATTTGTTACAATCTTATGA